GTCGACCCCGCTCTGGGGCAAGCTCGGCGACCAGTACGGCCGCAAGCACCTGTTCCAGATCGCCATCCTGATCTTCCTGATCGGCTCGGCGCTGTGCGGACTGTCGCAGGAGATGAGCCATCTCATCGCGGCCAGGGCGTTGCAAGGGCTCGGCGGGGGCGGGTTGATGGTGCTCACCCAGGCCAGCGTCGGCGACATCGTCTCGCCCCGACAACGCGGCCGATACCAGGGCTATTTCGGCGCCACCTTCGGCCTGGCCAGCGTGGCAGGCCCGCTACTCGGCGGGTTCGTGGTCGACCATCTCTCCTGGCACTGGGTCTTCTACATCAACCTGCCGCTGGGCATTCTCGCGATGATCGTGATCAGCATCGTGCTGCCCGCCAAAGCGGTACGCGAGAAACACCGCATCGACTATCCGGGCATCCTGCTGCTCGCGGGCGCGGCCGTGGCGCTGGTGCTGCTGACCTCATGGGGCGGCACCGTCTATCCCTGGTTCTCGCCGATGACCATCGCGCTGGCGATCGGCGCGGTCATCCTGGTGGTGCTGTGGGTGCTGACCGAGCGGCGGGCCGCCGAACCGGTGCTTCCACTGCGGCTGTTCGCCGACCCGGTGTTCTCGGTGGCCGTGTCCATCGCCTTCATCGTCGGCTTCGCGATGTTCGGAGCGCTGACCTATCTGCCGCTGTTCCTGCAGATCGTGCATGGGGTCTCCCCCACGCTGTCCGGGGTCCATCTGCTTCCGATGATGGTCGGGCTGTTCCTGACCTCGGTGATCAGCGGCAGGCTGATCACCCGCCACGGCCGATACCGACCCTTCCCCATCGCGGGCACCGCACTGGTCACCATCGCCATGCTGCTGCTGTCCACCATGACGGCACAGACCTCGACGCTGGTCATGTCCCTGTACTTCTTCCTCCTCGGCCTGGGCCTCGGCGGCGTGCTCCAGGTACTGGTGATCGCGGTGCAGAACAGCGCACCCTACGAAGACCTGGGCGCCGTGACCTCCGGCAACACCTTCTTCCGCTCGATCGGCGGCTCATTCGGCGTCTCGCTCTTCGGCGCCGTCTTCGCCGCCCGACTCCAGGCCTCGCTGGCCTCCGCCACCCAGGGCACACCGCTGCCACCCGGAACCGACGCGGAATCACTACGCAGCAATCCGGGGGCCGTCGACCAACTACCGCCGCAACAGGCTCAGCAGGCCATCGAGGCGTATGCCGACGCCATCGCGGATGTCTTCCTGGTGGCGGCCCCGATCGCCGCCGCAGCCTTCATCCTGACCTGGTTCCTCCGCGAGGTCCCGCTACGCGGCAGCACCAGCGGCAGCGACCTCGGCGAGAGCGTCGGCGCCGCGTCCTCCCAGCAGAGTTCCCGCGAACGGCTCGACCTCGCCCTGTCCCGACACGCCGACCGGGAGATGCGCCGCGACTTCTATCGCAGACTCGCCGAGAACTCCTCGGTGCGGCTGCCGCCCGGCTCCTGCTGGCTGTTGTGCAACCTCCACCGAGCGGGCCCGGGCACCGGTCCGGAGTTGGCCAGCCGAGCAGGCATCCCGATCGAGGAGGGCAGGCCCTTCGCCCACCAGCTGATGGCGGACGGGTTGGCCGTCGTCGAGGACGGTGTCCTGGTGCTGACCGAGCGTGGGGCCCGGGTCGCCGAACACCTGTTGAGCGTG
This Actinoalloteichus hymeniacidonis DNA region includes the following protein-coding sequences:
- a CDS encoding MDR family MFS transporter, giving the protein MAEGTRPSQPTVRVPIALGTLMLAMLLAALDQTIVSTALPTIVGDLGGLSHISWVVTAYILAATASTPLWGKLGDQYGRKHLFQIAILIFLIGSALCGLSQEMSHLIAARALQGLGGGGLMVLTQASVGDIVSPRQRGRYQGYFGATFGLASVAGPLLGGFVVDHLSWHWVFYINLPLGILAMIVISIVLPAKAVREKHRIDYPGILLLAGAAVALVLLTSWGGTVYPWFSPMTIALAIGAVILVVLWVLTERRAAEPVLPLRLFADPVFSVAVSIAFIVGFAMFGALTYLPLFLQIVHGVSPTLSGVHLLPMMVGLFLTSVISGRLITRHGRYRPFPIAGTALVTIAMLLLSTMTAQTSTLVMSLYFFLLGLGLGGVLQVLVIAVQNSAPYEDLGAVTSGNTFFRSIGGSFGVSLFGAVFAARLQASLASATQGTPLPPGTDAESLRSNPGAVDQLPPQQAQQAIEAYADAIADVFLVAAPIAAAAFILTWFLREVPLRGSTSGSDLGESVGAASSQQSSRERLDLALSRHADREMRRDFYRRLAENSSVRLPPGSCWLLCNLHRAGPGTGPELASRAGIPIEEGRPFAHQLMADGLAVVEDGVLVLTERGARVAEHLLSVWRQSLEDFLVDWSPHLHPELREMLVIRARELLGDEADRPIGN